The following nucleotide sequence is from Chloroflexota bacterium.
CCCCCCCCTTTACGAGTAGTCTTGCCCGACCCCGCTCGGCACTAGATGCGTGACTGCCTGGCCGAATTGTGTATCGTGTGGGAATTCTGTCCTGATGATATGCAGACTGTCTGACAGTTGTCAAGGATTGGAGGTTATGTCTGGTTACCACCCTCAGCTTGGATACAAAGGGGCTCAGTGCAGGGGACTACGAGTGGAGATAGTAGTACATTGAGACAAAGGAGCGCAGTCAGCAAACACAGACCACTACAAGCATGTATACCCAGAAAAAGAAGAAGCCCGCAGGAATGCACCAAGCCATAGAGGGCCTGAAGCTGAAATGGTGAGCAGCCCCTCCCTCCAGCCCCTTAGTGAAAGGAAGATCTGAGGCATTACTCAGGATCGTCTTAAAGGGGCCGTTAGCTAGCTTCGCCTTGTCCTCGGTCTTCAAGAGATAGTAATCGTACTTCCTGACGGTTTCGGTTGCGAAGAACCCCACAATGGCGAAGATTGCGGAAAGCACCATGCCAAGTATGACTATCCCCCAGCTGGCAGCATGAAGCTCACTCGCTCTACCTGAAGCGACTATTGTTGCGAATGCCACGATAAGGAAGGACATGCCTACCAAGAAGTAGTTGAACATTTGGTACCCAAGTTCCACCTGATGATAGCGAATCTCAAGAGCTTTTTCGTAGGCAAGCTTTCTCCGATAAGCGTCTCCATTTGCCATTCCATGTCCTCCAAGATGTGACATTATATCACCCCAACCTCATCCTGGATACAGGGAAGGGGAGCTTCTGACAGCCTGAAGTCCTGCAAGGCGCTGGTGGCACTACGCCCAGGTGGCGACGACCACCGCATCGGTAGGGTGTGTTGCGTTGAAGGATGCCACGGCGCAGAAGTTCCCCACGGTGCAATCACCTGCCGGGATAGTGAGGGCTACTGGTATGTCCCTCCAGTATGTCCCGCTGTCCATCGTTCTCACAACCACGGTATGTGTGCCAGCGTCGTAGGATTGGATGGTGGCTTTTGTGATCATGTTACTCCTTACAATAAGCTCATCCTTCTGCGGAAGGATGGCTGATAGCTCATGGCTGAGATTGCTTCGTCGGTGCGCTCCTCGCAATGACACGGGGGGGCGGTTCTCCCTTCCGCAGAAGGATGACACCCACTGTGTCGCCACAGCGTCGGGTCAGGGACCCGACAGCCACCGACAACCGAGATTCTTCGCTGCGCTCAGAATGACACGATCGTAGCTCGTGGCTCATGGCAGAGATTGCTTCGTCGGTGCGCTCCTCGCAATGACACGGGGGGCAATATGGCACCCTGAACGAATGGGGCTCGCCCACGAAGCGAATGAATCCTATTTCTGCAACTAAGCACTACGCCCAGGTGGCGATGACCACGGCGTCGGTGGGGTGTGTGGGGTTGAATGATGCCACGGCGCAGAAGTTACCCACGGTGCGATCACCTACAGGAATGGAGAGTGCCACCTTTATGAACTGCCAGTAGGTGTCACTGCAGATCGGTCGTGCTACCACAATGTGTGTCCCTGCATCGTAGGACATAGCGATCAAATTTGCCTGTGCTCACTCGACTCTTAGCGATCCCGGAAGGAGAATTTGAATGAGTACTGCTTGAGCGCCAGGTTTGGCACTGCCAGGGCTGCAGAAACTACTCTCGGGTGAAAATCAGAGGCAACTGTAGATTCTCAATGTAATTTGCCACTTTGAGGGTAAAATTCTCACGGTAATTTGCCACCCCCGGATGCACCAAAACCGCAAACATAGCATCATAGGCTTAGCTAACTTAAAAAGGAGGTTGAGCCTGTGGCAAGAAGGAGGTTTCTGGTACGAGATATCGCAGAAATACTGGAGCACTGGCAAGCGGGAAGGAGCATTTGTGCCATTTCCCGGAGTCTTGGTGTGAGTCGCCAACGAATAGTCCTCGGCGGCTAGGAGCCTGTCTGAGTAATAGGTTGGCCATGACTAGAAGAAGTCAAAAATCAAGGTCGCCCACGCTCAGCATAGGTATTACTCGGACACACTCCTAGGCCGAGGAGCTATCGGTGAATTTGCATCCGTCATTCCTGTTTGCCAAGGAAGTCCAGCTCGCAATCACTTGCTATTTTGTCGATCAACGCCTTAACAATGTCGTCAATATGACTCCCACTTGAATAATCGGCTGGAGCAACGAAGTTGACACGCCCATCTCTGACCAGACTCTCTGCCTTTGCTTTAGCACCTTTGGTCTTGGGTTTGTAGACAGCTATTGAATGTCCACCCAGGCTCTTAACCAGGCTGAAACATGGAATGTCCGTCTCACCGTCACCAATGAAGATCATGCGCTTGAATGGAATCGGGCGCTCTTCCATTGGTACGAATTCATTTATCTTCTTATTATCATAGACGTCAAGAACGCCCTTGTTTATGCGAAATAGATACTGGGTTTTTGTTGTGAAGTTGATTGCCAATGCCGGCCATTCAGCTACATCGTTGGCATCATATTTGAAAGATGAAGCATAGATCTTCTTGAACTCATGAGCGATAGGCGTGCCTTCTATCATCTCATGAAGTCCAGATGAGATGATGTAGTGCTCTGCCTTGAGTCCTGCGCTCTTTCCGTACTTGTTGATGCGCCGGAACCAGAGTTTGACGCCTTCGAAAAACTTGACTGACTTCCCGTGATCCCTGAAATCTTGTCTTCCCACCGGAACCCCTGCTTCCTTCGCCTTTGTTAGCATGAGATTCATATATGTCAAAACGCTGTCTGCCTCATGTTTCTTGGCGAGTTGATCCGCCTCGTTCCAGAACTTGATCGGTGACATGCCGATATTTGGAAGAAAGCCATGCTCTTGCATGTTCCCTGGTGAGAGGGTTCCATCGAAATCATAGGCTATGGCTATAATAACAGGTCTACGCACTATCATCCCTCCTCGTCGGCGTACCCAACCCGCCATATCCGCTCCAGGATGGCAGCAAACAGCTCTCTGGGCACTGCTACCTCAGCCATTTGGAAGACAATCTGCCGAGCATGGCGCACAATTCGGCCCACCAAGCAGAAGTCGAACCGGATTGCAGTTGAACAATCGCCCAGACTGTCGCATCACACAAAAGCCTGTCATGACAATTGCATGTCTACCTTACCTGAGTTCATGGACCTTGCCTGAGCACACAAACACGAGACTGAGTGTCACTTTGGCAGCGTCAAGTCCAAGCATGCCTGACAGGGCGCTGCGATAGAGCTGCATCTGAGGCCGGTACTGTCCGGCCAAGGCTATCGCCGCCGCGTCGTCCGGAACCTCGGCGCTCTTGAAATCAAGCACCGTGGCTCTCAGCGGTCTACCGGTGTCATCACGCACCACGACAACGCGGTCGAAGGCTCCGCTCACCCAGCGGTTGTCGATGACTATCTCAAACCTCTTCTCCTGCCACAAGGTCACGTTGCCCGATGGCCGGCTCAGGGCACGGCATATCTCCGGGGCAGCCATTGCCCGACAGAATAGATCGACGGCCTTCTGCTTCAGATCCTCTCTCATGGAGGACGCCTCACTCCATTCCATAATTAGAGCCTCTGCATCAACTTCACCGATCCACGACACTTTCTCAAAGAGTTCGTGGATGGCCGTCCCGAGGTCAAGGTTATCCTGGGCACCCAGCGCAAACAGCGAGTCGGCTCTCTGGATGATATCCGCCCTCTGAGACGGCTGAACGTGGACCAGCCGCCGCCGAACCGAAGGCTGCCGGCGGAAACCCGGCGGCAGTTGGGCCGCCTCGACAGGAGCCGGCTGCCTGGCCGTCTCAAGTGCTTTGGCAGGCCACTGAGGGTCTCCCACCTCGTAGAGGCAGAGAACGTCCTCTCCGCCAATCTGGAGTGGTTTGCCCTCGACAGGTTTGGTATCTCCCACGAGCTGCTGCTTCACGAAAGCAGCTGGCGTGAGAACCTTCGAAAATCCCCCCGGGAAACTGGTGACTATATACAATCCCTTCTTGGCACGCGTCAGTGCCACGTAGAGTAGGCACAGGGCATCGAAAGCCACCTTCTCGTCTTCCAGTGCCAACTGTCTGTCCAGTACCGCATCCTTCTCGGCCACCTTCCGCCGGGGCATCTCCAGCGCCCACGCCGGTTTCCCGGTCACGGGGTCGCGGGCCAGCACAAACCCCGGCTGGCCGCCCCCGGACATGTTCCCTGTTTGCAGGTCGGGCAGTATGACCATATCGAATCCCAGACCCTTCGACTGGTGTATGGTCATCACCCGCACAGCGTCATCGGTGGCGAGGTCGTGTATCTGGTAGCTGTCGATAGAGCGGAGAAAGGCGTTGCAGTCGCGGCTGCCCGTTTCATCGAACTCGATAGCGGCATTTATCAGCTCGTTCAACCTCTTCTGCCCGAAAGCGTCCAGCGGCTGATCCCCACCCAGCCTGTCGCCCCAGTTGCGAATCAGCGACTGAAAGCCCTCCGTCTGCATCTCCCGCAGAAGTAACAGGGGCAGGTGGTCCCGAGTCAGCCTCTCCCTCGCAAAATACCCTCGCAGCGGGCTCATCTGGAGGTGC
It contains:
- a CDS encoding HAD family hydrolase; protein product: MIVRRPVIIAIAYDFDGTLSPGNMQEHGFLPNIGMSPIKFWNEADQLAKKHEADSVLTYMNLMLTKAKEAGVPVGRQDFRDHGKSVKFFEGVKLWFRRINKYGKSAGLKAEHYIISSGLHEMIEGTPIAHEFKKIYASSFKYDANDVAEWPALAINFTTKTQYLFRINKGVLDVYDNKKINEFVPMEERPIPFKRMIFIGDGETDIPCFSLVKSLGGHSIAVYKPKTKGAKAKAESLVRDGRVNFVAPADYSSGSHIDDIVKALIDKIASDCELDFLGKQE